Proteins co-encoded in one Deltaproteobacteria bacterium genomic window:
- a CDS encoding helix-turn-helix domain-containing protein: MKRLENLNYYEILEVDPRASQSEIREAYERAKKTYSRDSIAVYSLLEEDEIREVSRLIDKAYETIGNDRTRREYDKLIGRVEGEGRAGGGSLIDGDLLRSANHVNPGGQERPGQDEREKIEGIISEEGFEYSGPALRRIRETLGIDLNEISRRTKISGTNLRLIEEENYGRLPALVYLKGFIREYARYLGLDALRVVEDYVKRYYEREREDRDMNPGSG, translated from the coding sequence GTGAAGCGTCTCGAAAACCTGAACTATTACGAAATCCTCGAAGTCGATCCTCGGGCGAGTCAGAGTGAGATCCGAGAGGCCTATGAGCGGGCAAAGAAGACCTACAGCCGTGACTCGATTGCCGTCTATTCGCTCCTGGAGGAGGACGAGATTCGGGAGGTGTCCAGGCTCATCGACAAGGCATATGAAACGATCGGCAACGACAGGACCCGGCGGGAGTACGACAAGCTCATCGGCCGTGTCGAGGGAGAGGGGAGGGCAGGGGGAGGGTCCCTCATTGACGGCGATCTGCTGCGTTCGGCGAATCATGTCAACCCGGGCGGCCAGGAGCGTCCGGGGCAAGACGAGCGGGAGAAGATCGAAGGGATAATTTCCGAGGAAGGGTTCGAGTACAGCGGGCCGGCTCTTAGAAGAATCCGGGAAACCCTCGGAATCGATCTCAATGAGATCTCGAGGCGGACCAAGATAAGCGGTACAAACCTCCGCCTGATCGAGGAGGAGAACTACGGTCGCCTTCCGGCCCTGGTCTATCTGAAGGGCTTTATCAGGGAATATGCCCGGTACCTCGGCCTGGATGCCCTCCGGGTCGTCGAGGATTATGTGAAGCGGTATTATGAACGGGAGCGGGAAGACAGGGACATGAATCCGGGTTCCGGCTAG